The Porites lutea chromosome 7, jaPorLute2.1, whole genome shotgun sequence genome includes the window AGACAATTTGTTgaatgcaatttctaagttacgatATGTGTCTTCGGATGCTGTTTGTAGCGTATAGTACATATAGACAATGCGTGAAGTGGTCACTTACAACAcgttgaaaacaatggaaaattcagATAAAACCGTCATCCTAAAAAGtagtcgcggtcgcttacaaaAGGTAGCCATTTACGAGAGGTTCCAACTTTAAGGCTTTGAGTggggaaattttggtgttttcagtaggtggtcgcacatggacgTTCGACCGTATTTTTAGTCTCGGTTCTCGAGTTATTGAAATTTCTTTGCAGCAGTGAATACTTGGTGGAATAGATATTTTGCAGACAATTGGGTACCCCTGGAATATTGTTCTCAATGCTCACTAAAATAACCACTACGGCGATGGTAAAAAGAACGGcaaaacagcaataggtttagacaagcaaaacaacaactttgcacgtgcagcacgttttttgtacatttctctgccgtcgttgcacgactgcaacgtgaaactgcctaatttcacgttttgtcgaggacgggaacaaaaaacaacacctttcttttcctgaactttgatgcagtcAGTTAGAATTCAACTGCAAAAaactttgccaacatttgacgaatttaACGAGATGGAGTAAGTGCGATCAAGTTTGAGGCagcagcgcaaattcactttgtaagtgacgttttcgttgccgtcgcaaTCGTCGTTGCATAAACTCCCTAATATTCCCGAAAAGGTGAGCGTTGTGAGTGGTGTCGGAAATGATTGATGTCTGCAAGTCCTTTGCATTAAGGACCATGGAGGAGTGGTTTTGGTGTGGCAAAGGAACGAGGGGAATAAAATCAACAAGTGAAAGTTTTATCTTCCGAATTTCGTCGCTTGATTGGACTTGGCGTATTgtctttttgttaaatttgtacACCATGCGAATATTTCAGATTAAAAAGAGCTATAAATATTGTATGTGGGAAGTTTtagttattaaaaactgaaatcaACTTCAAGTGCGTGGCAAACATAATaaagtttcgtttgtttttatattattGTCTCCTCACCATTATCAATATGCTATTCACCGCGAGGTCTAGTTTTTTTAAGTGGAAAGACGAAAAAGAGCCGAGACGGTCGTGTTTTCCTATTAAGAAAAACTTAATGTCAGCTTTGGTAAAACAACATACTAACTTTTAACATGAAGAAACATCGGTGAACAAAAGTAAGTGTACATTAAActgaaaaggaaattaaatatCAATCTGAATAAATATAATTTCAACTCAGAACAGCGGTTAAAGCATTCTACATGTACATTGCATTTGAAAAACATTGCAAAAATATCCAGCACTTCGTTTGaaatcaactgaaaacaaattaGATTTTACGACAAACTGTTGATAATCCTTCTTGGTTCGTCAGTATCATCGCCGTGAATACTATCAGTTATGTCACCAAGGGGTCTATTCAGTTGTCTTTTTAATGGACAAGATTCGAAAGAGTCGACTCCATACAACAGTCATGTTTTCCTGTATATAACGGAAATTAATGTCATCTGTCGggaatatatttaaaatttttataactaaaaaaaaggcaaaatcagCAGTTAATAATAGGAAGGGTCTTAAAAAAGGAAACCGGGTGCCAAATTGAATAGGGGTAACTTTGTCTTAGTTCACAGTAGGTATAAAACTTACTACGTTGAATCAAAGTTTAAGACAAATACGAGTGATATCCTTTGCCACGAAAAATCAATTCCCTTTTGTTGAAGCACTGATCCGATTTCGTCTTCTGAAGGAAGGCTTTCAGCGGGCTGAATTGGTAACCTATGCAAACGGTTCAAAAGTTGGAGTGTATGTAAGAAAGACATTTATTGACTCCTTTTATTTACTCCTTTAGAAGCTAGCTGATAATTTTTCTTCCGTCGATCACACTCTCAAGCCCATCATTCCCGTGGCATATACAATTTTCAAAGTCGCTGAAACGTACTATTATATGTCATGTTGAACGACACCAATAGATCCATTCCAAGCACCTTAAGCACTGAAGCAAGTGCTGATGGGCCGAACAGTATTCTAGTGGCAATTCATGTGATCATAGTTGTTCTTTCTCCTGTAGCAATAGTGGGGAATGCTGTGGTTTTAACTGCGATTTGGAAGAGGTCCTTCCAGAGAACACCTTTTCATATTCTTTTGAGTGTTTTAGCGTTCTCTGATTTGTGTACTGGAGTTGCCACCTCTATCATGTCGATTCCCTATTTGTATAACCATACGTTTGAAACCGCTGAATCAGCAATTGGAATTCTCTGTGAAACATATCTGATGTCTCTAACAATACTTGTTATAACCCTTATGTCTATTGAACGATGGCTGCACATGACTCGGCGATCCTTAGTGACATCGCGCCGTGGATGTCTAATCGCTGCGGTCTCACTGGTAGTACCAATTCCATTCACTGTTCTACTGGCCATTTGCTTTTTCAACGAGAGTTTTAAACTAGAAGCAGGCACCGCTATGGGAGTATATCTGCTATCTTGCTACTTAGCCACCACTGTTGCGTATTTCAGAGTGTTCCGTATAATTCGCCAACACCAGCAACAGATTCGTGAAAACCAGTCGTGTCAAAGTGTTGGTCAGCCAGCGATCGACTTGGCGAAATACAAGAAATCCTTACTTTCAATCTTGTAcattcttgttttgttttctttttctttcttgcctgTGGCAGTTATGCTCTTTCTCCTTGTTAAATTGAATAAGAGCGTGGAAACGTGGGAGCCATATCACGTGTCTTTGGTGTTCTTATATTTGTCTTCCAGTCTCAATCCTGGTCTTTATATATGGAGAATGAAAGACATTCGTGATGGAGTTAAATCCTTATTCTGCCCTTGCAGATCTCAGTAGACTAGTATGAATTATCATCAGCAAATCCCGGGGGGAGCACTCAACGAAGTTCTACACggagaggctccgccccgaCTTCCAACCCCTCAGACCCTTTtataaacctttttttgacGGAAGAGGTACCCTGTTGGACCTCAGGGCGGAGTCCCCCgtataaaacgtttttaaagTATAGAGAAGGGAaatcgttacgtcacgttgccttggtagcaaaatttttggatgacaacgtactacttcaaacttcatcgatcttattcaatttcatttaaattggcaaatcttggcgaaattttctttgggacaGTATCTATCAATATCtgagtttaaaaaaagaaagcgacaatttttgtgttgtgttctcCTACTCCATTGggcgggctcgtgaaattaggaagtttcatgtcgtagtagTGCAACGACGTTTGTTAATgtaaacatattattttttgccttCTCCTTGccttcgccgtcgtcgttggttttgttgtcatccagaaatagtgctaccatggtaacgtgacgtcacacttctctttaTTCTTCCGGAAATTAGGGACACTAAAAGTCCtggattttgaaaatcaatcaACCCTTAAAGTGTTGTGACATCTCCTgacttgtttaatttgtttcttaCGACAACTTTACTTATTATGACTCTTCCATGCACTGAACAATagcttataataatatattagcTCCTGGTTAGATTTTATTTCGTGGGAAGCTTTTAACTTAATTAAAGATATGGGTGGGCTTTAAAGATTAACTGTGAACGCCGTAAATATCATCACCGTAGTTTCTTTATCATAACTTTTTAAATAGCTACACGACTGATTACGTTTACTTGTGATAAAGCCACAGTCAGCATTATTAGTCGCCATCTCCGGTGGGCTTTTTGAGTCCTGATCGCAATGGTGCCTTGTTTCTGATAAAAGCAGGTTATTGCCAGATGTCGGAAACGAGAATTATAATAAAGCTCGTAAACCATTAAGAATAGGAATTGTAATAAAGGAAAGCTAAACATTAAATGAACAAAATAAGCAGATGACAGGTGAAACAAGtagttttaatttaaagaaCACCTTACTTACGAGTCAAACGAGTCCAGGACTTCATTGACTGATGTAGTTGCAACTTGCAATGATGTCCAGTGAAAGCTGTTAACAATCTCCCCAAGATGACTTTTCAAGACATTTTTTCTACTTAGCATCTCTCCTTCCTTCTTGCTGATCAACTTGTCAAGCTTGGCTGTGAGCTCATGAAATAAGGCTGCGTTCTTAACAGGGTGGAGAACCGATAGCGAGTGGGGATGTTTGAAAACACGACTTGCCCCACTTTAGATTATCATAATACTTCCCATCTCACTACCTTGAACGATAGCAATACTGTTGGTAGAGACCGTATTTCCGTGGCCAGTCATGTAGCCCTCCTTCTTCTCGCTTCTGTGGCAGTAATGGGAAATGCTCTGGTTTTGACCGCGATTTGGAAAAAATCCTTTCAGAGAACACCTTTTCATATTCTTTTAAGTGTTTTAGCGTTCACGGATTTTTGTACGGGTGTCACCGGCCTTTTCTTCTCTATTCGTTTCTTGCTTGGCTTGAACCGTTCCATTATGTCTTATTTTGGGATCCCTTGTGCAATATACTTGTCAACCTTTACATTACTTGTTATAACACTTATGTCTATTGAACGATGGCTGCTTATGTCTCGACGAGCCACAATAACATCGCGCCGTGGAGGCATCGTTGTTGCCGCTTCATTGCTTGTACCAATTCCTTTCGTTTATTTTAACGCATTGGAGTCAACCACAGGAAGAATTGCAAGAGAGGTGATTACCGCCATGGCCGTATGCATGCTATCGTGTTACTTGGTCACTTCTTTTGCTTATATTAAAGTGTTCCGAATTATTCGACTACACCAGCGACAAATTCATGGAAACCAGTCTCGTCAAAACCCTGGACAAACATCaataaacctagcgaaatacaAGAGATCGGTAATTTCAATCTTCTTTATTCTcgctttgttttctgtttcgttCTTACGtataattttttcaagtttcttacTTGTCTCCGTGGGTGTAAACGGCAAAACTTTGACGGCCcagcttgtttgttttgtgttcaTGTTTTTATCATCCTCTGTCAATCCTGGTCTTTATATTTGGAGAATGACAGATGTTCGCTATGGAGTCATCGGCTTATTTCGCacgaacttttagaaaaggaaacgcattattagagagctttagattcgagcAGACGAGGATGACTACGAGGCGGACGACATTTAATTTCAAGTTTTCACTCCTATTCTCTAAGATAGACACCCCgtaaagcttcattgtactttttttcaccaccaAAGTTAGTATGCTTATTTCTGTTGAAGGAGTTCAAGGCttagccctctcccgatcgctaaATGATATAATCCCTtgcatttgataacttgttttcgccactacgTCATTCTCgttaaaactcgtagtagaatgatgaTGGCttccacattttcccgccaaaatgaagTTGGTTCGCGTGCGTGCACTACTTGCTCTCGTTATCGTCCTCGTCTTTAAAATCTATAAAGCTTTTTATTGACTAGGTGAAGTGTGAGCCacaccgtaaactgccgcttataagttCCCCCAACCCCCACTTAGAAGCCACCCAGTCATAGGCCCGTCTAAGTACAGAATACATCCGACCTCCCGGATATAAGTCCCCCTCGGATATACGCCCCCccgatataagcccccctctggCTTGTATTAAAATGAATTCATTTTTAATGTCGTTCACTAGTAAAGCATAGTTAAAAATACGCAGTCTAAGACTGCATGTGTCTACTGCAGTACTGGTATAGAAATGTAATATAaaagaattgaagaaaagaaaataagactGAAATGAAAACGAAGAGGGAAGAGTGGAAATAGAAGAAGGATAAagaaaactttgtaaaaatgctGCACAGAATACTGGTGAGAAGAGATTAAGCTGGTACCTTTTACCACAAACATTTTGTATGAAGAGAACTGTAGCTTTATTCTAACATAAACAACATATTATATAATCTTACAAGGCGATTATAAATTTCTCCCCGAAGGGAATTTTCGCTCTCCCGAAAGAGATTATTCGCTCCCTGAAGACAATTTTCGATCTGTCGGAAGACATTTTTAGCTCCCCGAAGGGAATTTTCGATCTCTCGAAAGAGACTCTTAGCTCCCCGTAGGGAATTTGACCCTTGAAAAGGGTTACACATGATCCAGCGACGACCAAACGGACATTGAACGCGTTGAACTGCAGAGGAAACTGAATGCGCATGGACATTGGCATCAAAATCCTTCGACTGAATGATTCTTTTGCTGGTATAAAATGGCACCAAACCGTAAGAAAACCTCACAAACTCTTTAGAAATAAATACTTTACAAATGCATAGAAAGCTGAGCTCGGTTATTGATGCGAAATAGGACGAAAACATTGTAGAAAATACAATTAGACCCACCTTCAACGGGAATAAAATTTACCAAATCTCAAAAGCACATGCAAAGACGTAGGGTTAACGTCGCAATCGATATAAAGCCGTCCAGCACACGTGGCTGCCGATGTATCGTCGAACCATTTCGTAAGGACCTCGTAATCCGTCTCCTAAACGACAGTAACCGACCGATTGATGATCATACCTCGGCTTCCGGAAATACAATCGCTTAGATCCCGGTTAGCCTCGGATTAGAGTCGGATTTCGATCGGATTCAATTTGGGATTCCTGTGGCATTTACACTCTTACACTCTTTCACTCTATCACTCGACCCGATGACATAGTGTCTACGCTTCTCTAGAAGCCGTAGACACAAAAACGGGTCAATTCAATGCTTATCTTGATCAGCACTGCTGAAGCTTGTTTGCAAGCGCTTTCTCTATTCCGCTTATAacccagggcttataagcagTAGTTTACGGTGTAGGATAGGATAATGACTGAGCTCCGAGGCTTTCGTTACAAAAATGACCGAGAACAACAGCGACGGCCACGGCTGCGAAAACgtcactcaaaaagtgaattcgcccTGCtccaaactttatcgcgcttctTCCATCTcatttaattcgtcaaatgttggcatcaaagttcaggaaaagaaaaagaaagttgttgtcttaacttgtgttcccgtcctcgataaaacgtgaagttaggcactttcacgttgtagtcgtgcaacgacccctaagaaatgaacaaaaaagcgtaatgcacgtgcaaagttgttttgtaTTGTTCAGTTCACTGGCTGCATTTAACAGGGGCAAcgaacgactgttttctgtaaaatatctgttcagaggAGAATCAAATATTGCCTCGATTTTTCTGTTACTTAAGGAAGGCTAAGTTAAATTTATTGGgagatacttttttttaaaaccaaatcAGAAATGCCCGATTTCTAAGTTACGGTATTAGAATGTgtctgaaattttaaaaaaaatccaagatggcgggtatTCTGAATGACGTCACAGCCTTTCGGCATCGCCATCTACCCCCTCCCCTATGGGCGAGGTCCAACCGTTCCCCTTGTGTCAAGGTGGGGGTGTTCAACGTTGTGCTGTGCGTAccagggaaaaaaaatgagagGTTCTCTGTTCGATGGAATATTTGGACACCGCGTATAGAATCAATAAAGAGGTTGTCACCAAACCGGATATGTTAATGTTTTTCTAATGAATCCTCTCAGCGAAAATGGGCAGCTACGCAAATATTTCATAGAAAAGCATGTAAAAAACCGTAATTGATTACTTTAAATATATTAAGAAGAGAAAACGAAGCTAGAAAAGTTATTTATGCTTATATCCCATCGTGTAACTCTAAGAAGAAATTTTAACAATTAACTTGAAGTTGTATGATGAAGAAGTTTATTTAGTAATTCATTTCGGTTCAGGACTCTAAATAAACCTTGTCTTCAGTTTTAGTTTTGGCGTGGATGATTTGATTAAAAAGTTGGGCGTTAACCTTTGAAATGAAAGAATTGTTTTCGATTCAAAGAGACATTAATTCTCCGGTTACACAGTCATCACAATGGGCTATTTTCTAGAGAAAAACTGAGAATAATTAAGTTGAGATCGCATTTATAATTTTCTCCCAGAAGAAAATTATTGTCAACTGTTGTGAGAAAAAGTAATTTAGTTTTGGTAGCAAAGAAAACAACCCGTAATTAACAGGAAACTAGGGCCAAACGATgtaaaaatagataaacacaaagaagatcatcgcaggcGAAAGACGCATCTTGTGCAGTTCCGAAAAGAAAGCAGGACCGAACCCTGACCTCTCCGATTACCGGTGCAGCGTTCTGACCAATTGAGCTTGCAAGCTAACTGGAAGCGGCATGTCAATCCCATTAAATTGGTGCGTAATATACCCGGTAAGGATGTagatgaaaataattaaaacaatttagTTTAGTAAGCAATGCAGGTGcaaaaaaaacttcatttaAGTTCTGACATTCTGTCAAATCTGCTAGAGAGCATCCTTAATGGATAATGGATAACTGTCAGGATCTAATGTCAAGCCTCGTGTTTATTGGACTTATTAAGGGGAACTGAAGAACTTCATCGAGGACTAAAGGGTGTTGTTGAATTTCCTGGCCCAGGTTATTACAACACAGCTTCCAAAATCTCTTCTTGGACGAAACGATAACATGTCAAATAATGTGAATGACTCCATTTCAGCTGACAATTACTCTATATCTCGCTGCTCAAACAACGCAGGCGAAGAGAACCAAATAAACTATTCTGCTTTGATAGCCATGCACACGGTCATCGTTGTTTTTGCCCCTGTGGCAGTAGTAGGAAATGCAGTAGTTTTGGCGGCAATTTGGAAAAGGTCCTTTCAGAGAACTACGTTTCATACTCTTTTGACCGTTTTGGCGTTGACCGATTTGTGTACCGGTATTGCCAGCGCCTTGATCTCTGTTCCTAATTTGCTGTACTCAGAGTGGAATACTACGACATCCCTAATTGGGTTGCTTTGTACAACATACTTGGTGTCTGAAACAGTACTTGTAATAACACTCATGTCAGTTGAACGATGGCTGCACATGACTCGGAGATCCTTACTCACATTACGCCGTGGATATCCTATTGCTGTTATGTCATTGTTACTTCCAATCCCCTTCGTTGTTTTCAACACACTTGCATTTACCAATGAAAGATTTAGAAAAGGGCTTGGTGCTGCAATATCCGCATACATGGCATCGTGTTACTTGTCCACCTTTGTTGCATATTTCAAAATCTTCCGAATCATTCGAGAACATCAGCAACACATTGGCGGACAACCGGCATTTAACGTAGCAAAGTACAAGAAATCTGTGGTTACAATCTTGTATAttctgattttattttccatcTGTTTTGCACCAACCATCGTCTCGCTTTTGCTTCTTGCTCTTATTGGAGAGAATCGCGAAACTTGGACTGTTTATTACGTTTCGACgatgttattattttcatcaTCCTCCCTCAATCCTGGCCTTTATATTTGGAGAATGAAAGATGTTCGTGATGGAGTTAAATCCTTATTCTGCAAGAACTAATAGACAAGAAATTGTTGGAATTTTCTCTCAGATTTTAGCGAATTATACTGAGTTTGGAGAGTCATTACTCTGAGTTTATCGCTCTAATTTGCAGAAACTTGGAAAGAAACTTATCCATCCATCGGTTAGATTTCGTCAATGAAAAACTGATCTGTCAAAAATCTGTAGTCAACTTATAAGCTTACACTTAGCATTTCAAgaattgtttgttgttgttgtttttttattattattaattttgctACATAGCCTAGGGTTTATCGATGCGCTCTCGTGCGCTCATATTAATTCTTGTCAGGTAATTTATGTTGGTTTTTTAGGGCCGTGCGCCGCAGAGGCAAATAACTTAACAGCAGATTTCTCATATACCAAGATCCGCTGACATGTTTTAAAACAGAGTTCAAACACATATAAATGGCTATAATATTGCCTTCATTTTGAACTATTTTGCATATTCATGCTTCATCTCCGGGATCTCAAGTCATAGGGAGCTTTTTAGTTGAAACGATCGGGAGATGGTTTTACTAATCTATTTTTCTTGGCCTTTGTTATAACATTTAAATGGCAAAAAAACTCATTAAGTGTTGTTTCGATTGAAGCAAAGTCGCAGCTAGTGACATCTGCTTTCTTATAGTAATACAGTTCAATCACAAATAGCAATTAGTATTACTCCTCCCGATCTAGAGCAAACATTACTGTTAGCTGttggaaaaattaaataaataacaacaacgACGAGAAAAGTAATCAAACTCAGACATCCCgcagaataaaaataatattaaatggAAACTGATTttcgaaaaaataaattaaacttcagaGCAAGACCGAAGAAATACTGATAATAATTAAACTAAATGGTTGAGAAGTAAAATGcatttccaaaaaaatgttgGAGGGGTGGTGACCGATGAGAAAAGTTTACAACTCTgcttgtgtaaaaaaaaattaataaaaaaaaaaaaaaaaattcaaaaagctCCTTCATAGTCTTCTGCAGTATCCATCTTCATGTTCGATTCGTTTCTCGCCAGTTCT containing:
- the LOC140944320 gene encoding probable G-protein coupled receptor 45, translated to MLNDTNRSIPSTLSTEASADGPNSILVAIHVIIVVLSPVAIVGNAVVLTAIWKRSFQRTPFHILLSVLAFSDLCTGVATSIMSIPYLYNHTFETAESAIGILCETYLMSLTILVITLMSIERWLHMTRRSLVTSRRGCLIAAVSLVVPIPFTVLLAICFFNESFKLEAGTAMGVYLLSCYLATTVAYFRVFRIIRQHQQQIRENQSCQSVGQPAIDLAKYKKSLLSILYILVLFSFSFLPVAVMLFLLVKLNKSVETWEPYHVSLVFLYLSSSLNPGLYIWRMKDIRDGVKSLFCPCRSQ
- the LOC140944190 gene encoding histamine H2 receptor-like, which gives rise to MSNNVNDSISADNYSISRCSNNAGEENQINYSALIAMHTVIVVFAPVAVVGNAVVLAAIWKRSFQRTTFHTLLTVLALTDLCTGIASALISVPNLLYSEWNTTTSLIGLLCTTYLVSETVLVITLMSVERWLHMTRRSLLTLRRGYPIAVMSLLLPIPFVVFNTLAFTNERFRKGLGAAISAYMASCYLSTFVAYFKIFRIIREHQQHIGGQPAFNVAKYKKSVVTILYILILFSICFAPTIVSLLLLALIGENRETWTVYYVSTMLLFSSSSLNPGLYIWRMKDVRDGVKSLFCKN